In the genome of Chryseobacterium arthrosphaerae, one region contains:
- a CDS encoding helix-turn-helix domain-containing protein, whose amino-acid sequence MSKKIQQESDFVSQLAFDEVLSQVEFDLRIQEFVVMEIDRASYIIKPNIPYRSDYFCIFMVQKGSVSFRLDDRGYQVSKGDIVFCPIAETFWVDHIADDYHAKYIFFSVDFISDAGFNYKSNNVLKSLSSDPAHIVRNEPDLYRRMDFHLDELKALNNKEKDNYYFNEMIWHHFSLVIYEIDNYFKKIEKPHLVTHREDELTTSFFKLVQEHFKEEHNVQFYADKLFISRKYLTKVINKTTFKSPRDVIHQVLAVEARLLLRNPNLNVNEVAAQLKFSDQASFSKFFKKHTGRSPLEYRKDDLY is encoded by the coding sequence ATGTCTAAAAAAATCCAACAGGAATCCGATTTTGTTTCGCAGCTGGCTTTTGATGAAGTTCTTTCCCAGGTTGAATTTGATCTCAGGATTCAGGAATTTGTGGTCATGGAAATCGACAGGGCCAGCTATATTATAAAACCGAATATTCCTTACCGTTCAGATTATTTCTGCATTTTTATGGTTCAGAAGGGGAGTGTGAGTTTCAGGCTGGATGACAGAGGTTATCAGGTATCCAAAGGAGATATCGTTTTTTGTCCCATCGCTGAAACGTTCTGGGTAGATCATATCGCAGATGATTATCATGCGAAATACATTTTCTTTTCCGTTGATTTTATTTCCGATGCAGGTTTTAATTACAAATCGAATAATGTTCTGAAGAGTCTTTCATCAGACCCTGCGCATATTGTAAGGAATGAACCTGATCTGTACAGGAGAATGGATTTTCATCTGGATGAACTGAAGGCGCTCAACAACAAAGAGAAAGACAATTATTATTTTAATGAAATGATCTGGCATCACTTCTCACTGGTGATCTATGAAATTGATAACTACTTCAAAAAAATTGAAAAACCTCATCTGGTTACCCATAGGGAAGATGAGCTTACAACCAGTTTTTTCAAGCTTGTACAGGAGCATTTCAAAGAAGAGCATAACGTTCAGTTCTACGCAGATAAGCTGTTTATCAGTCGTAAATATCTTACAAAGGTCATCAATAAGACCACATTTAAGTCACCAAGGGATGTTATTCATCAGGTGTTGGCGGTAGAAGCCAGGCTGTTGCTCAGAAATCCGAATCTGAATGTGAATGAAGTAGCGGCACAGCTGAAGTTTTCAGATCAGGCGTCTTTCAGTAAATTCTTTAAAAAACATACAGGCAGATCGCCTTTAGAATACAGAAAAGATGATTTGTA
- a CDS encoding metallophosphoesterase, with amino-acid sequence MKIQIISDLHREFGSTELCFDNADIVVLAGDVNLGTKGIDWIKSAIPDKPVLYVLGNHEYYKGSYPKTLNKIKENARGSNVFVLENSFADIDGVRFHGATLWTDFSIFGNPVQYGMLCQPKMNDYKMIRRDPSYSKLRTMDTFKIHQFSKQWLKGSLENSGALKNIVVTHHAPSIKSVPELYKEDPLTAAYASDLEEIITEYQPLYWIHGHIHTPCRYTIGETEVICNPHGYIDEKYNGYEKELIVEVVL; translated from the coding sequence ATGAAAATACAAATCATCAGTGATCTTCACCGGGAATTCGGAAGTACGGAATTATGTTTTGATAATGCGGATATTGTTGTTCTGGCGGGAGATGTCAACCTTGGAACGAAAGGTATTGATTGGATCAAAAGTGCAATCCCTGACAAGCCGGTACTGTATGTACTTGGGAATCATGAATATTATAAAGGTTCATATCCGAAAACACTCAATAAAATCAAAGAAAATGCCCGGGGATCCAATGTTTTTGTCCTGGAAAATTCATTTGCAGACATTGATGGAGTCCGTTTTCACGGAGCTACTTTATGGACTGATTTTTCAATCTTTGGAAATCCCGTTCAGTATGGAATGCTCTGTCAGCCTAAAATGAATGATTACAAAATGATCAGGCGTGATCCTTCCTATTCCAAATTGAGAACAATGGATACTTTTAAGATTCACCAGTTTTCCAAGCAATGGTTAAAAGGAAGTCTTGAAAATTCGGGAGCATTGAAAAATATTGTTGTTACCCATCATGCACCCAGTATAAAATCTGTCCCGGAACTTTACAAAGAAGACCCGTTAACAGCTGCTTACGCATCCGATCTTGAGGAGATAATAACGGAATATCAACCTTTGTACTGGATTCACGGGCATATTCATACGCCTTGCAGGTATACCATTGGAGAAACAGAGGTGATCTGTAATCCTCATGGGTATATAGATGAGAAATACAATGGGTATGAAAAAGAGCTGATTGTGGAAGTTGTCTTGTAG
- a CDS encoding MFS transporter, which yields MDTRKNIILILASVGTFVEALDIAIINLTIPSIQQQFGIGAETVQWLQTLYVLFFGGFLIIGGKLSDQIGRKKMFLWGALIFMLTSLGAGLSEKFEVLAVFRALQGLGAALVMPSALSIVTNTFREEQERNRAIGIFSSFAAIGSGSGLSVGGIISTYLSWHWVFLINVPILFITLILSYYYLPADEKNETVQKTDIISGIVMVLGLLSLTYGTHELVHIKDQPFFVTGSLVLAVLLLVMVFYRLKSVAEPLFDLQLFRHRSLVVSNAVFFTLGAFFIGFLFLISLMLQKDMGYSAASAGLMLVPFSILSALTAKFILPHISKRFSSSQMGVLGWLFMLAGGLLLLISVYTGHPLTVVLLGAACISGIGMTFCFTALSVMGIQDVEPSNYGLASSLSSTSYFLGAGIGLSFMTLMSQVFPSGFAVGSLNLIILTGYALSALGMLFYFILRSLKVKQAKVAVSS from the coding sequence ATGGATACAAGGAAGAATATTATATTAATTTTAGCATCGGTTGGAACATTTGTAGAAGCGTTGGATATTGCCATTATTAATTTAACGATTCCTTCTATTCAGCAGCAGTTCGGTATTGGTGCAGAGACCGTTCAGTGGCTGCAGACCCTGTATGTATTGTTTTTCGGAGGCTTTCTGATTATTGGAGGAAAGCTTTCAGACCAGATCGGAAGAAAGAAAATGTTCTTGTGGGGAGCTTTGATCTTTATGCTGACGTCTTTAGGAGCAGGACTATCGGAAAAATTTGAAGTGTTGGCCGTATTTCGGGCTTTGCAGGGGTTAGGAGCTGCATTGGTAATGCCATCAGCTCTGTCAATTGTTACCAATACCTTCAGAGAAGAACAGGAGAGAAACCGTGCCATCGGTATTTTCAGTTCATTCGCTGCAATTGGTTCCGGAAGTGGTCTTTCAGTAGGGGGAATTATCAGTACTTATCTCAGCTGGCATTGGGTTTTCCTGATCAATGTTCCGATTCTCTTTATCACACTGATTCTGTCTTATTATTACCTGCCGGCAGATGAGAAAAATGAAACTGTTCAGAAGACGGATATTATTTCCGGAATAGTAATGGTATTAGGGCTTTTAAGTTTAACATACGGAACTCACGAATTGGTTCATATCAAAGATCAGCCTTTCTTCGTAACAGGCTCTTTGGTGCTGGCTGTATTGCTTTTGGTCATGGTATTCTACAGGTTGAAATCCGTGGCAGAGCCTTTGTTTGATCTGCAGTTATTCAGACACAGGTCATTAGTGGTTTCAAATGCGGTATTCTTTACATTGGGAGCGTTTTTTATAGGCTTCCTGTTTCTTATTTCCCTGATGCTGCAAAAAGATATGGGCTATAGTGCCGCTTCTGCAGGGTTAATGCTTGTTCCTTTCAGTATTCTTTCTGCTTTGACGGCTAAATTTATCCTTCCTCACATATCAAAACGTTTCAGCTCTTCACAAATGGGTGTTTTAGGATGGTTATTTATGCTGGCAGGTGGATTGCTGTTGTTGATTTCGGTTTATACAGGACATCCGTTAACTGTTGTTTTATTAGGGGCAGCATGCATTTCGGGAATAGGAATGACCTTCTGTTTTACAGCGCTTTCAGTGATGGGAATTCAGGATGTTGAACCGTCAAATTACGGATTGGCATCAAGTTTGAGTTCTACAAGTTACTTTCTGGGAGCTGGGATTGGGCTGTCGTTCATGACTTTAATGAGCCAGGTATTTCCTTCTGGTTTTGCAGTAGGAAGCCTGAATCTGATAATTTTAACAGGATATGCTCTTTCAGCACTCGGAATGTTATTCTATTTTATACTGAGAAGCTTAAAAGTGAAGCAGGCAAAAGTAGCCGTTTCATCATAA
- a CDS encoding Lrp/AsnC family transcriptional regulator, which produces MAAENYTPDEKDLSILRLLQKDAKMSVRDISARINLSPTPTHERIKRMEKQGIIKEYTAVVDRKKVNKGMMVICMIALNVHNKKTAGKFIEEVGKLKEVVEFYNISGDFDFMLKILAPNMDEFHEFFVNKLSEIEGIGQTKSIFVMNSIKESAQIV; this is translated from the coding sequence ATGGCAGCAGAAAATTATACTCCGGATGAAAAAGACCTTTCGATTTTAAGGCTTCTCCAAAAGGATGCAAAAATGAGCGTCCGTGACATTTCAGCAAGAATCAATTTGAGCCCAACTCCCACCCATGAGCGCATCAAACGGATGGAAAAGCAGGGAATCATTAAAGAATACACCGCTGTGGTAGACCGTAAAAAGGTGAATAAAGGAATGATGGTCATCTGTATGATCGCCCTGAATGTTCACAATAAAAAAACAGCTGGAAAATTCATTGAAGAAGTTGGCAAACTGAAAGAAGTGGTTGAATTTTATAACATCAGCGGAGATTTTGATTTCATGCTTAAGATCCTTGCCCCAAATATGGATGAATTTCATGAATTTTTCGTGAACAAACTTTCAGAAATTGAAGGAATCGGGCAGACCAAAAGTATTTTTGTCATGAACAGTATAAAAGAAAGTGCACAGATCGTATAA
- the mnmE gene encoding tRNA uridine-5-carboxymethylaminomethyl(34) synthesis GTPase MnmE, with product MNNDTICALATANGIGALGIIRVSGNEALPVVQKSFPAKKLEKQKSHTIHYGYFMDGEEAIDEVMLSLFLAPKSFTTENSVEIAFHGSPHIGKRILETLIKNGARMAKAGEFTLRAFINGRIDLSQAEAIADVIASDNEASRKVAINQLKGGITNEISLLRTDLLNFVSLIELELDFAEEDVEFADRTALSGLLDKIELKLNSLIESFQYGNAIKNGTAVAIIGKPNAGKSTLLNALLKEERAIVSNIAGTTRDTIEEVLHIKGHAFRLIDTAGLRETVDEIEAIGVKKAKEKVENANILVYLADAATEDFSEDIEMIQSLLRDDLKLIICATKIDEVTPTQYEAVEDIFRNAIAHEFDFIKISAVENQNIQDLKNELSSYVEQLKSEENNVVITNQRHFEALRKSLDAVHKVKEAISFQISTELLAYELRNALEHLGEISGEVTNDEVLGNIFSKFCIGK from the coding sequence ATGAATAACGATACCATTTGTGCATTGGCCACTGCCAACGGAATAGGTGCTTTAGGCATTATCAGAGTTTCAGGAAATGAAGCTTTACCTGTAGTTCAAAAAAGTTTTCCGGCTAAAAAGCTGGAGAAGCAAAAATCCCATACTATTCATTACGGTTATTTTATGGATGGTGAAGAGGCTATTGATGAAGTAATGCTCTCTCTATTCCTGGCTCCGAAAAGTTTCACTACAGAAAATTCTGTAGAAATTGCATTTCACGGTTCACCACATATTGGAAAACGTATTCTTGAAACGCTGATCAAAAACGGAGCACGAATGGCTAAGGCGGGAGAATTCACCCTTCGTGCATTCATCAATGGAAGAATTGACCTTTCCCAGGCTGAAGCTATTGCTGATGTTATTGCGTCTGACAATGAAGCTTCCAGGAAAGTTGCCATCAACCAGCTGAAAGGCGGCATCACCAATGAGATCTCTTTGCTGAGAACCGACCTTCTGAATTTCGTTTCCCTGATCGAGCTGGAGCTCGACTTTGCAGAAGAAGATGTGGAATTTGCAGACAGAACAGCCCTTAGCGGACTGCTTGATAAAATTGAGCTTAAATTAAATTCTCTTATCGAAAGTTTCCAATATGGAAATGCCATCAAAAACGGTACTGCCGTTGCCATTATCGGAAAGCCTAATGCAGGAAAGTCTACCCTGCTCAATGCTCTGCTAAAAGAAGAAAGAGCCATCGTAAGTAATATTGCCGGAACAACGAGGGACACCATTGAAGAAGTTCTTCACATTAAAGGTCATGCCTTCCGGTTGATCGACACCGCCGGACTTCGTGAAACAGTGGATGAAATTGAAGCCATTGGAGTAAAAAAAGCTAAAGAAAAGGTTGAAAATGCCAATATCCTTGTATATCTGGCTGATGCTGCTACGGAAGATTTTTCAGAAGATATTGAAATGATCCAATCTTTGCTAAGAGATGATCTGAAACTTATTATCTGTGCCACCAAAATTGACGAAGTTACGCCTACCCAATACGAAGCTGTAGAAGACATTTTCAGAAATGCTATTGCCCATGAATTTGACTTCATCAAAATCTCAGCGGTTGAAAACCAAAATATTCAGGATCTTAAGAATGAATTGTCTTCATATGTTGAGCAGTTAAAATCTGAAGAAAACAATGTAGTCATTACCAATCAGCGCCACTTTGAAGCTTTACGAAAGTCTTTAGATGCAGTACACAAGGTAAAAGAGGCTATTTCTTTCCAGATTTCAACGGAACTTCTGGCTTATGAGCTGAGAAATGCCTTGGAGCATTTGGGGGAGATCTCCGGTGAAGTAACGAATGATGAGGTACTGGGGAATATTTTCTCTAAGTTTTGTATCGGGAAATAA
- a CDS encoding alpha/beta hydrolase — translation MAPNGKAENDPQILSGIREFLNALNNSGGSPLETLTPEEARQVLVDAQKSVEVDYSGIIETEREITQDGITVNIHIVKPEGATTEKLPVFMFTHGGGWVLGDYPTHRRLVRDLVVNSGAAAVFTDYTPSPEAQYPVAINQIYAAAKWVSENGAEIGVDGKNMAAAGNSVGGNMTAVLCHMGKDKGGPEIKFQLLLWPVADADFTRESWQKYGEGRFLTAPLMKWMWDNYLPDPEKRKEYYATPLSASLDQLKGLPPALVQLAENDILYDEGLAYARKLDEAGVPTTIQTYNGFIHDYGLLNPLDHIEAIRFSSEQGASALKKALFGKP, via the coding sequence ATGGCACCAAACGGTAAAGCGGAAAACGACCCGCAGATCCTTTCCGGGATCAGAGAATTTCTAAATGCTTTGAATAACAGTGGAGGAAGCCCCCTGGAAACTCTAACGCCCGAGGAAGCAAGACAGGTGTTAGTGGATGCTCAAAAATCTGTAGAAGTGGATTACTCCGGGATTATTGAAACAGAAAGAGAAATTACACAGGATGGTATTACGGTAAATATTCATATCGTTAAACCTGAAGGGGCAACCACAGAAAAGCTTCCGGTATTTATGTTCACACATGGTGGAGGCTGGGTATTGGGTGATTATCCCACTCACAGAAGATTGGTCAGAGATCTGGTTGTGAATAGCGGGGCTGCTGCTGTTTTTACTGATTATACTCCATCTCCGGAAGCGCAATACCCGGTAGCCATCAATCAGATTTATGCTGCTGCGAAATGGGTATCTGAAAATGGTGCGGAAATCGGTGTAGACGGTAAAAATATGGCCGCTGCGGGAAATAGCGTAGGCGGGAATATGACCGCAGTACTTTGTCATATGGGCAAGGATAAAGGTGGGCCGGAGATCAAATTCCAGTTATTATTGTGGCCGGTAGCGGACGCTGATTTTACGCGGGAATCCTGGCAGAAATATGGTGAAGGAAGATTTCTTACCGCTCCATTGATGAAATGGATGTGGGATAATTATTTACCGGATCCGGAAAAAAGAAAAGAGTATTACGCTACGCCTCTCAGTGCCTCTTTAGATCAGTTAAAAGGACTGCCGCCGGCATTGGTACAATTGGCCGAGAATGATATCCTTTATGATGAGGGATTAGCATATGCCAGAAAATTAGATGAAGCAGGCGTACCAACTACCATCCAGACGTATAACGGATTTATCCATGATTATGGATTATTAAACCCTCTGGATCATATAGAAGCAATCAGGTTTTCTTCCGAGCAGGGAGCATCAGCACTTAAAAAAGCATTATTTGGAAAGCCTTAA
- a CDS encoding type 1 glutamine amidotransferase domain-containing protein, whose translation MKKILLVVTNIGHYKSGLETGLWLSELTHIYHTAKDRGWVVTIASPEGGNVPIDPESLKPLVLDKISKSYYENPAFISELNHSKSLADVQNDDFDCIYLAGGHATMYDFPDDVIMQNIIRRQYESGKTVAAICHGVGGLINVKLSDGTYLITGKSMTGFDWFEETIARRKREVPFNLEASIVERGADLKKACIPMTSNVVVDGNLITGQNPFSSKEMAKVVAEELEK comes from the coding sequence ATGAAAAAAATCCTTCTGGTTGTAACCAATATCGGACATTATAAAAGTGGCTTAGAAACCGGCCTGTGGTTGAGTGAGCTTACTCATATCTACCACACGGCAAAAGATAGGGGATGGGTGGTCACCATAGCAAGTCCTGAAGGCGGAAACGTTCCCATTGACCCCGAGAGTTTAAAGCCCCTTGTATTGGACAAAATTTCAAAATCATACTACGAAAACCCGGCTTTTATAAGCGAACTTAATCATTCAAAGAGTTTGGCGGACGTTCAGAACGATGATTTTGATTGTATATATCTCGCAGGAGGTCACGCGACCATGTATGATTTTCCCGATGATGTTATAATGCAAAATATCATCAGAAGACAGTACGAAAGTGGAAAAACGGTTGCGGCCATCTGCCATGGTGTGGGAGGATTGATTAATGTAAAGCTTTCAGACGGTACTTATCTGATTACAGGAAAATCAATGACAGGTTTCGATTGGTTTGAGGAGACCATCGCCAGAAGGAAAAGAGAAGTTCCTTTTAATCTCGAAGCTTCAATTGTTGAGCGCGGCGCAGATCTGAAAAAAGCATGTATCCCTATGACTTCCAATGTTGTAGTGGATGGGAACCTGATTACGGGACAAAATCCATTCAGTTCAAAAGAAATGGCAAAAGTTGTTGCTGAAGAACTTGAAAAATAA